A stretch of Zymoseptoria tritici IPO323 chromosome 1, whole genome shotgun sequence DNA encodes these proteins:
- a CDS encoding zinc finger protein, C2H2-type (Zinc finger protein, C2H2-type) produces the protein GDRDRRRSRSPAQVDRYQPDRVRDDYVYPPRGRDEPRQRRRSSPQAIDRYVPGPEPPALLVNPLPDPMKLEFQVGFTWFAEWWRTEQRLKEEKERAKTGRAPPRVRGERETREERESERPKIQAAYDQYKENLQKSQAQAFVRMHKAEDWFRERYVPEVRDPFRAKLVDYRKGLFAQWEQDLSSGVFDDFTLEGIYKSESNGLGGIVEREEGETSAAAEVLGVGDLLPSKGGDLRDPASSQPTLLIKTIAPTVTREKFEAFAKEHLGEADGGFKHLSLSDPNPLKKCHRMGWIMLNPGSPEPQQAIAKEEKAAAPGDGEEGEEGEAMKTDQPAAPLSSSEQALQRINGKTIEDPERGNFTVHCGVHRPPEGPRKKALWDLFSASERIARDLELATRLVRKLDNELGDEYFGVAKIEERVNNLVERGLLQPVVPSKPEKDPDIIDFDVEEGEEEEEGMVDDEEVDDEELLGKKKKLDLLVEYLRRVYNFCFFCVFESDSVHELQRKCPGGHLRRPRASLTSAAKETARASASGEAFPLRNKSSDEKTENEGRLENDDETKMESPIEEKKTLMKPNIKTTQQLQRAYNWVRTFEEKILQILEPDNVNIRKLGGTPLDEGVEKELSKFVTQEDVNKFRCKIPECTKLFKGTDFWRKHVEKRHNDWYDRIRSEVELVNTYVLDPAHIAPSRSDANSNGHFPLNNHAPSGTPRGFQLNQQFPMGFPMAPGMPPAGMPGMFNPAQAMGIPGMWPAAAAMGGVGPMRNNNRGYGMNGASNGGGYRAQGPYQRNGGRGRMPSMSGGRPAMGMPEGGLGAMGPNEAVAGRSLRSYEDLDADKGETTELNY, from the exons GGAGATCGTGACCGCAGACGTTCTCGTTCGCCCGCACAAGTCGACCGATACCAGCCCGACCGCGTACGCGATGACTACGTCTACCCACCGCGCGGCCGCGATGAGCCTCGTCAACGTCGCCGATCCTCTCCGCAAGCAATCGATCGTTATGTCCCTGGTCCTGAGCCGCCCGCTCTTCTCGTCAATCCTCTTCCCGATCCGATGAAGCTCGAATTTCAAGTCGGATTCACCTGGTTCGCGGAGTGGTGGCGCACGGAGCAGCGCttgaaggaagagaaggagcGCGCAAAGACGGGCCGAGCGCCGCCCAGAGTGAGAGGCGAACGTGAGACAAGAGAAGAGCGCGAGTCTGAGAGGCCGAAGATCCAGGCGGCATACGATCAATACAAGGAGAATCTGCAAAAGTCACAGGCACAGGCGTTCGTGCGCATGCACAAGGCAGAAGATTGGTTCCGCGAGCGCTACGTTCCTGAAGTACGAGATCCTTTCCGGGCCAAGCTCGTGGACTACCGAAAAGGTCTGTTCGCTCAGTGGGAGCAAGACCTATCGTCTGGCGTTTTTGATGATTTCACTCTGGAGGGCATCTACAAGTCGGAGTCCAATGGTCTGGGCGGCATTGTCGAGcgcgaagagggagagacTTCTGCGGCCGCCGAAGTTCTGGGAGTTGGCGACCTTCTCCCGTCCAAAGGTGGCGACCTCCGCGATCCGGCGTCATCTCAGCCAACTCTGCTCATCAAGACAATCGCGCCCACCGTTACCCGCGAGAAGTTTGAAGCATTCGCAAAGGAGCATCTCGGCGAAGCTGATGGCGGCTTCAAGCACTTGTCCCTCTCAGACCCAAATCCGCTCAAGAAATGTCATCGAATGGGCTGGATCATGTTGAATCCTGGATCGCCCGAGCCGCAGCAGGCCATTGctaaggaggagaaggccgcGGCTCCaggagacggcgaagagggagaagaaggcgaggctATGAAGACGGATCAGCCTGCCGCGCCCCTGAGCTCTAGCGAGCAAGCTCTTCAAAGAATCAACGGCAAGACCATCGAGGATCCAGAGCGAGGCAATTTCACTGTCCACTGTGGTGTTCACCGCCCTCCGGAGGGACCTCGAAAGAAGGCTTTGTGGGATCTGTTCTCGGCGTCTGAGCGAATTGCTCGCGACTTGGAATTGGCCACTCGCCTGGTCCGTAAGCTGGACAATGAGCTTGGTGACGAGTACTTTGGAGTGGCCAAGATTGAGGAGCGTGTCAATAATTTGGTCGAGAGAGGTCTGTTGCAGCCTGTGGTGCCTTCCAAGCCCGAGAAGGATCCCGATATCATCGActtcgatgtcgaagagggtgaagaggaggaggaaggcatggtcgatgatgaagaggtcgacgacgaggagctcctcggaaagaagaagaagcttgaTTTGTTGGTGGAGTATCTCCGCCGAGTGTACaacttctgcttcttctgtGTCTTCGAGTCAGATTCGGTGCATGAGCTGCAACGCAAGTGCCCTGGTGGCCATCTGCGACGTCCTCGTGCGAGTCTGACGTCCGCTGCGAAGGAAACAGCACGAGCGAGTGCATCAGGCGAGGCGTTTCCACTCAGGAACAAGTCGAGTGACGAAAAGACTGAGAACGAGGGCAGACTCGAGAACGACGATGAGACAAAGATGGAGAGCCCTattgaggagaagaagactcTGATGAAGCCTAACATCAAGACCACTCAGCAACTCCAGCGTGCCTACAACTGGGTTAGGACTTTCGAGGAGAAGATTCTGCAAATCCTGGAGCCGGACAACGTCAACATCCGCAAGCTTGGAGGCACACCGTTGGACGAGGGTGTTGAGAAGGAGCTCAGCAAG TTCGTCACTCAAGAAGACGTTAACAAATTCCGGTGCAAGATCCCAGAATGCACCAAGCTCTTCAAAGGTACCGACTTCTGGCGCAAGCACGTCGAGAAGCGTCACAACGATTGGTACGATCGCATCCGCTCCGAAGTCGAGCTGGTCAACACCTACGTCCTCGACCCGGCGCACATTGCTCCCAGTAGGAGCGACGCCAACTCCAACGGACACTTCCCACTCAACAATCACGCCCCCTCCGGCACTCCGCGCGGCTTCCAGCTCAATCAGCAATTCCCCATGGGCTTCCCGATGGCCCCTGGTATGCCTCCAGCAGGTATGCCTGGAATGTTCAACCCGGCCCAAGCTATGGGCATTCCAGGTATGTGGCCCGCTGCCGCAGCCATGGGCGGCGTGGGTCCCATGCGCAATAACAACCGCGGCTATGGTATGAACGGTGCTAGCAACGGAGGTGGCTACCGCGCACAAGGCCCGTACCAACGCAACGGTGGACGCGGCCGTATGCCTTCGATGAGCGGCGGTCGACCCGCGATGGGGATGCCGGAAGGTGGACTGGGAGCAATGGGTCCAAACGAGGCGGTCGCGGGTAGGAGCCTGAGGAGCTATGAGGATCTGGACGCTGATAAGGGCGAGACGACCGAGTTGAATTATTAG